A stretch of the Actinoalloteichus fjordicus genome encodes the following:
- a CDS encoding DUF4132 domain-containing protein yields the protein MSTAETPTRDDEAFLVPEEWATRIDPRRDGRLRPSVALDRGARAKVKRLLTKAENALTTTLDAAGQGDAELVAAAVGQRAGEPTPLGAAAVLAIVATTVEYKRIASLTAFADVWTKDHGAAFAAEAVVELAGIRVASRDQGRGSSSSWDLRRRCADFALAAAWRGEPVARRVRALLSAASDADYAAARDALATQLGTKSDAALAGECSDAAAPAEVRPADWMRSLVAAYLLPSEVDRVTALCAAPWIAVALPTQCGLVLRSVSTAEQLAALPLTDPGEVSVLPISAEDLTTLAEQLGPGVVPLATTLLDVPDSTGPDEHALLDLLAGLPGDAAFDAVAARLGRRHAYAAALAATRRDPERTWRRLPVIAAGGPIVIDGEEHDPAAGAARLLWDLAPAEHTSAEDTATGSADPSLHEARRAALTAVPRPADHRPSATDAELPALLAEPPWRPGGTAVEPAWLPVHAPADRGPIWRPGEREEWAATETGPSPLGPDPDWEALITSFRSYKLEPGSAVALFTEGPIELLSPQLRWFRPQPAGVDPGWLRRLAARHGGLVATAVHRGAEAAPHTHSPALLPYVDVRTVGHFTKIAASGPALAEAYLDRHGTVLVPFLTYLVTTQWHSEGHPARPTAIEWLRRLAARTSTAEVVTQAQACGDQAAAAIGELLALHPHDVLPRPVPVIGGWVDAALLPQILLRGGDHALPVDLVPALLACVGSAGLRREYAGLKVIEETCDPASLTRFTLALFQDWLPSRRSSDSGWVFAMLRYFGDDEAARMLARRLPHWASYGEPTLAEGGLSVLFRMGSDTALRLVREIAEAPKPASLKRSAGFTLSAAARDRGLDTEQLADRLVPDLGLSEQGTLELDYGSRRFLVGFDEALTPFVTNADGTARKSLPTPGVQDDAELAAAARRRFTELKKSVRKIAAEQVRRLESAMIGGRRWRRSDFEALIRHPVLVHLVRRLVWLVERDGRVVATVRVAEDRTLADVHDDVVAITATPAEADGVASVGTDSDGEPSLIAVPADVCFAIAHPLHLGAAAADWAAVFADYEITQSFQQLGRPVYELAEEERAGWDLSRFEGRQVPTGRVRALERRGWTLEKPEAGTRGSRTIISSTIGRVGVSLRLDPGFPMFDTPEPVQELSRVFAWAGSGLGTAGKPTLGDLDPIEASELLGALTDLTAVAG from the coding sequence GTGAGCACCGCTGAGACGCCCACACGAGACGACGAGGCCTTCCTCGTCCCCGAGGAATGGGCGACGCGGATCGACCCGCGTCGAGACGGCAGACTTCGGCCGTCGGTGGCACTGGATCGGGGCGCACGGGCGAAGGTCAAGCGGCTGCTCACGAAGGCGGAGAACGCCCTGACCACGACACTCGACGCGGCGGGGCAGGGTGACGCCGAGCTGGTGGCGGCGGCCGTCGGGCAGCGGGCGGGCGAGCCGACCCCGCTGGGCGCGGCGGCCGTGCTGGCGATCGTCGCGACCACTGTGGAGTACAAACGCATCGCGAGTCTGACCGCGTTCGCCGACGTCTGGACGAAGGATCACGGGGCCGCCTTCGCCGCCGAGGCGGTCGTTGAACTCGCAGGCATCCGGGTGGCATCACGTGACCAAGGTCGCGGTTCCTCGTCGTCGTGGGACCTCCGCCGCCGCTGTGCTGACTTCGCGCTCGCGGCTGCCTGGCGGGGCGAGCCAGTGGCACGCCGGGTGCGGGCGCTGCTGTCCGCGGCCTCCGACGCCGACTACGCGGCGGCTCGAGACGCACTGGCGACACAGCTCGGAACGAAGTCCGACGCAGCCCTCGCCGGGGAGTGTTCCGACGCCGCCGCGCCTGCGGAGGTTCGGCCGGCGGACTGGATGCGAAGCCTGGTCGCGGCCTATCTGCTTCCGAGCGAGGTGGATCGCGTCACGGCACTGTGCGCCGCACCGTGGATCGCGGTGGCGCTGCCCACGCAGTGCGGGCTGGTGCTGCGCTCGGTGAGCACGGCGGAGCAGCTCGCGGCGCTGCCGCTGACGGACCCGGGGGAAGTGAGCGTCCTGCCGATCAGTGCCGAGGACCTCACCACGCTGGCGGAGCAGCTCGGGCCGGGCGTGGTGCCCCTGGCGACGACGCTGTTGGACGTCCCGGACAGCACGGGTCCCGACGAGCACGCCCTCCTCGACCTCCTCGCCGGGCTGCCCGGCGACGCGGCGTTCGACGCGGTGGCCGCCCGGCTCGGCCGCAGGCACGCCTACGCGGCCGCGCTGGCCGCGACGCGCCGAGACCCCGAACGGACCTGGCGGCGGCTGCCCGTGATCGCCGCAGGCGGCCCGATCGTCATCGACGGCGAGGAACACGACCCGGCGGCAGGCGCGGCCCGCCTGCTGTGGGATCTCGCACCGGCCGAGCACACCTCGGCCGAGGACACGGCGACGGGCTCGGCGGACCCGTCCCTCCACGAGGCTCGCCGCGCCGCGCTCACCGCCGTGCCTCGGCCTGCGGACCATCGACCGTCTGCCACCGACGCCGAACTGCCCGCTCTCCTCGCCGAGCCGCCGTGGCGTCCGGGGGGAACGGCCGTCGAGCCTGCCTGGCTGCCAGTCCATGCGCCTGCCGATCGCGGCCCGATCTGGCGGCCGGGCGAACGCGAGGAATGGGCCGCGACGGAGACGGGGCCCTCCCCGCTGGGGCCGGACCCGGACTGGGAGGCCCTCATCACGTCCTTCCGCAGCTATAAGCTCGAGCCCGGCTCGGCCGTCGCGCTGTTCACGGAAGGTCCGATCGAGTTACTGAGCCCACAATTGCGGTGGTTCCGCCCCCAACCGGCCGGGGTCGACCCGGGGTGGCTGCGGCGACTGGCAGCCCGACACGGGGGCCTCGTGGCCACAGCAGTGCACAGAGGGGCCGAAGCCGCACCGCACACCCACTCGCCCGCCCTGCTGCCGTATGTCGATGTCCGCACGGTGGGTCATTTCACGAAGATCGCGGCGAGTGGTCCTGCGCTGGCCGAGGCCTACCTGGATCGGCACGGCACGGTTCTCGTCCCGTTCCTGACGTACCTGGTGACCACCCAGTGGCACTCGGAAGGGCATCCAGCTCGACCTACCGCCATCGAGTGGCTGCGCCGCCTCGCCGCGCGCACGTCGACGGCCGAGGTCGTGACCCAGGCGCAGGCGTGCGGTGATCAGGCGGCGGCGGCGATCGGCGAGCTGCTGGCCCTGCACCCCCACGACGTGCTTCCCCGTCCCGTGCCGGTGATCGGCGGCTGGGTGGACGCCGCGCTGCTACCCCAGATTCTACTGCGCGGCGGAGACCACGCCCTGCCTGTCGATCTCGTTCCCGCGCTGCTCGCCTGTGTCGGTTCCGCCGGTCTCCGCCGGGAGTACGCGGGCCTGAAGGTGATCGAGGAGACCTGCGATCCGGCCTCGCTGACGCGGTTCACTCTCGCGTTGTTCCAGGACTGGCTCCCGTCCCGCCGATCGTCCGACTCCGGCTGGGTGTTCGCCATGCTCCGGTACTTCGGCGACGACGAGGCGGCGCGGATGCTCGCCCGCAGGCTCCCGCACTGGGCGAGCTACGGCGAGCCCACCCTGGCCGAGGGCGGATTGAGCGTGCTGTTCCGAATGGGAAGTGACACCGCGTTGCGGCTGGTCCGAGAGATCGCAGAAGCACCGAAGCCCGCCTCGCTCAAGAGGTCGGCCGGGTTCACGTTGTCGGCGGCGGCACGCGATCGAGGTCTGGACACCGAACAGCTCGCCGATCGGCTGGTGCCGGACCTCGGGCTCTCCGAGCAGGGCACCCTGGAGCTGGACTACGGCTCCCGCCGGTTCCTGGTCGGCTTCGACGAGGCGCTCACGCCGTTCGTCACCAACGCCGACGGCACCGCTCGCAAGTCCCTGCCCACACCGGGCGTGCAGGACGATGCCGAGCTGGCGGCCGCCGCCCGGCGGCGGTTCACCGAGCTGAAGAAGTCGGTGCGCAAGATCGCCGCCGAGCAGGTGCGACGGCTGGAGTCGGCGATGATCGGCGGGCGCCGGTGGCGACGGTCGGACTTCGAGGCGCTGATACGGCATCCGGTGCTCGTGCACCTGGTCCGCAGGCTGGTGTGGCTCGTCGAGCGAGACGGCCGGGTGGTGGCGACCGTACGGGTCGCCGAGGATCGCACGCTGGCCGACGTCCACGACGACGTCGTGGCGATCACGGCGACGCCCGCCGAAGCCGACGGCGTCGCGTCCGTCGGGACTGACTCCGACGGCGAACCGAGCCTGATCGCCGTGCCCGCCGACGTATGCTTCGCGATCGCCCATCCCCTGCACCTCGGTGCGGCGGCTGCCGACTGGGCCGCCGTCTTCGCCGACTACGAGATCACGCAGTCGTTCCAGCAGCTCGGCAGGCCGGTGTACGAGCTGGCCGAGGAGGAGCGGGCGGGCTGGGACCTGTCGCGGTTCGAGGGCAGGCAGGTGCCGACCGGCCGAGTGCGGGCCTTGGAGCGGCGCGGTTGGACCTTGGAGAAGCCCGAGGCGGGGACTCGCGGCTCTCGAACGATCATCTCCTCGACGATCGGTCGGGTCGGCGTGAGTCTCCGGCTCGATCCGGGCTTCCCCATGTTCGACACCCCGGAGCCGGTGCAGGAGCTCAGCAGAGTCTTCGCCTGGGCAGGATCCGGACTGGGCACGGCGGGGAAGCCGACCCTGGGCGATCTCGACCCGATCGAGGCCTCGGAGCTGCTGGGTGCGCTCACCGACCTGACCGCAGTCGCAGGCTGA
- a CDS encoding ATP-binding protein translates to MSQDSLQRPPAEIRHADELTRLRAEDTRHRPPGWALSLSAARRFIVGDERARISRKFVGDPSLIDRALVTLATSRGLMLVGEPGTAKSLLSELIAAAVCGESTLTIQGGAATTEDQIKYSWNYAMLVSDGPSPRSLVPAPMLRGMAEGKIVRFEEITRCPLEVQDSMLSLLSERVVAVPELPGADSMVFAREGFNVIATANTRDRGVNEMSAALKRRFNFETVFPIADLRTELDLVEREATNLLRRSGVEIVPSRDVLEVLVTTFRELRNGKTAQGQSMDRLSTVMSTAEAVSVAHAVGLRGWFLRGEEGNAADVVECLAGTAAKDGGEDLARLRRYLEQQVPKKSGGPQWQALHDARHLLPG, encoded by the coding sequence ATGTCCCAGGACAGCCTGCAACGACCGCCCGCCGAGATCCGGCACGCCGACGAACTGACTCGGCTGCGCGCCGAGGACACCAGGCATCGGCCGCCCGGCTGGGCGCTGAGCCTGTCGGCCGCCCGCCGGTTCATCGTGGGCGACGAGCGCGCCCGCATCAGCCGCAAGTTCGTCGGTGACCCCTCGCTGATCGATCGCGCCCTGGTCACACTGGCCACCAGCCGAGGCCTGATGCTGGTCGGCGAGCCGGGCACGGCGAAGTCGCTGCTCTCGGAACTGATCGCGGCCGCGGTCTGCGGCGAGTCCACGCTGACCATCCAGGGCGGCGCGGCCACCACCGAAGACCAGATCAAGTACTCGTGGAACTACGCGATGCTGGTCTCCGACGGCCCGTCGCCCCGGTCGCTGGTGCCCGCGCCGATGCTGCGCGGCATGGCGGAGGGGAAGATCGTCCGCTTCGAGGAGATCACCCGCTGCCCGCTCGAAGTGCAGGACTCGATGTTGTCGCTGCTGTCGGAGCGGGTGGTGGCCGTCCCCGAGCTGCCGGGGGCGGACTCGATGGTCTTCGCGCGGGAGGGTTTCAATGTGATCGCCACCGCGAACACCCGCGACCGGGGCGTCAACGAGATGAGCGCGGCGCTCAAGCGTCGATTCAACTTCGAGACCGTGTTCCCGATCGCTGACCTGCGCACCGAACTGGACCTCGTCGAACGCGAGGCCACGAACCTGCTGCGCCGATCCGGTGTCGAGATCGTGCCCAGCCGGGACGTCCTCGAAGTGCTGGTGACCACCTTCCGCGAGCTGCGCAACGGCAAGACCGCGCAGGGCCAGTCGATGGACCGGCTCTCCACCGTGATGAGCACGGCAGAGGCGGTGTCGGTCGCGCACGCCGTCGGCCTGCGCGGCTGGTTCCTCCGAGGCGAGGAGGGCAACGCCGCCGACGTCGTCGAGTGCCTGGCGGGCACCGCCGCGAAGGACGGCGGCGAGGATCTGGCTCGGCTGCGACGGTACCTGGAGCAGCAGGTGCCGAAGAAGTCCGGCGGCCCGCAGTGGCAGGCGTTGCACGACGCCCGGCACCTGCTGCCCGGCTGA
- a CDS encoding DUF5682 family protein, with the protein MPATFLGVRHHSPACARLVASTIASLRPAIVLVEGPADVNDRLDELLLGHQLPIAIFSYYRDAHRAQSSWTPFCEYSPEWVALTAGRAQGAEVRFIDLPAWHSALSDRRNRYADAETRYSAVVDELCRRFAVDNVDTLWDHLFEAEADDGLADRLAAYFDLLRGEPALGAAADSGSGAAEAGGVDAARIAEAGESDTAREAYMAEWVRAAVAEAGDRPVLVITGGFHRPALVAAAATPGTSTEPPEIPRPACDAVSGSYLVPYSFTRLDSFVGYEAGMPSPEYYQRLWEDGLDRAAETAMAAVIERLRKRRQPVSTADLIAARAGADGLARLRGHRSPTRTDMLDGLVTALVSEDLAHPLPWTTRGLIAPGTHPAVVEMVAALRGDRVGVLHPDTPAPPLVAAVLAELERHVLVDGMVTLNLVEDGDRERSRVLHRLRVLGIPGIERTAGPATGADPVAEERWELTDGEQRLTALIEAGAYGATLVDAGTALLTERAGSAGSDVDELAAVLFDAALCGLAELTESVISSVEAGVAGATDLGALGRVLATVLGLWRHDRLLGSVRNPLFGAVVHGALTRVLWLAEGIQAGPAPADLPRIAAVAAARDALRHAEVELDLDRASAVAVMRRISVDDAAPPDLRGAAVGFCWSVDGGVRDAGGAARAAARPHTLGDWLAGLFVLARDEVLTDGEADRGSEVDSAGADGAGRSDVLSVLDEIVAAMTEDDFLVALPALRGAFEFFPPRERETIAEGLLARRGMRGSARGLLRTTADPLVIAEASALEARVSRLCAREGLVSAEGRR; encoded by the coding sequence ATGCCCGCCACCTTCCTCGGGGTCCGCCACCACAGCCCGGCCTGCGCCCGGCTGGTCGCGTCGACCATCGCATCGCTGCGGCCGGCGATCGTGCTGGTGGAGGGGCCTGCCGACGTCAACGACCGGCTCGACGAGCTGCTCCTCGGCCATCAGCTGCCGATCGCGATCTTCAGCTACTACCGGGACGCCCACCGAGCGCAGTCCTCGTGGACGCCGTTCTGCGAGTACTCGCCGGAATGGGTGGCGCTCACCGCCGGTCGCGCACAGGGCGCCGAGGTCCGGTTCATCGACCTGCCCGCATGGCACTCGGCGCTGTCCGACCGCCGCAACCGCTATGCCGACGCCGAGACCCGCTACTCCGCCGTCGTCGACGAGCTGTGCCGCCGGTTCGCCGTCGACAACGTCGACACGCTCTGGGACCACCTCTTCGAGGCCGAGGCCGACGACGGGCTGGCAGACCGGCTGGCGGCCTACTTCGACCTGCTGCGCGGAGAGCCCGCCCTCGGCGCGGCCGCCGACTCGGGCAGCGGTGCTGCCGAGGCGGGCGGAGTGGATGCCGCCCGCATCGCCGAGGCGGGCGAATCGGACACCGCCCGCGAGGCGTACATGGCCGAGTGGGTGCGGGCGGCGGTCGCCGAGGCGGGCGACCGACCGGTGCTGGTGATCACCGGCGGCTTCCATCGGCCCGCGCTGGTCGCCGCCGCCGCGACGCCGGGCACGAGCACCGAGCCGCCGGAGATCCCCCGCCCGGCCTGCGACGCGGTGAGCGGCAGCTACCTGGTGCCGTACTCCTTCACCCGGCTGGACTCCTTCGTGGGCTACGAGGCGGGGATGCCGTCACCGGAGTACTACCAGCGGCTCTGGGAAGACGGCCTGGATCGGGCGGCCGAGACGGCGATGGCGGCGGTGATCGAGCGGCTGCGGAAGCGCAGGCAGCCGGTGTCCACCGCGGACCTGATCGCGGCCAGGGCGGGGGCGGACGGGCTGGCCCGGCTGCGCGGACACCGCTCCCCCACGCGGACCGACATGCTCGACGGGCTGGTCACGGCGCTGGTGTCGGAGGACCTGGCGCATCCGCTGCCCTGGACGACCCGTGGCCTGATCGCACCGGGAACGCATCCGGCGGTGGTGGAGATGGTGGCCGCGTTGCGCGGCGACCGCGTCGGCGTCCTGCACCCCGACACCCCGGCGCCGCCGCTGGTGGCCGCCGTGTTGGCCGAGCTGGAACGGCACGTCCTCGTCGACGGCATGGTCACCCTGAACCTGGTCGAGGACGGTGACCGGGAACGCAGTCGGGTACTGCATCGCCTGCGGGTGCTGGGAATTCCCGGCATCGAACGGACCGCCGGGCCTGCGACCGGGGCCGATCCGGTCGCCGAGGAGCGCTGGGAGCTGACGGACGGCGAGCAGCGGCTGACCGCGTTGATCGAGGCGGGCGCCTACGGTGCCACGCTCGTCGACGCCGGGACCGCGCTGCTGACGGAGCGGGCGGGCTCCGCCGGGTCCGATGTGGACGAGCTGGCCGCCGTGCTGTTCGACGCGGCGCTGTGCGGGCTGGCGGAGTTGACCGAGAGCGTCATCTCCTCGGTCGAGGCCGGGGTGGCGGGGGCGACGGATCTCGGTGCGCTGGGCCGGGTGCTGGCCACGGTGCTCGGGCTGTGGCGCCATGACCGGCTGTTGGGCTCGGTGCGCAATCCCTTGTTCGGCGCGGTCGTCCATGGCGCCCTCACGCGGGTGTTGTGGCTCGCCGAGGGAATCCAGGCCGGTCCGGCGCCCGCCGACCTCCCCCGGATCGCGGCCGTGGCCGCCGCCAGGGACGCCCTGCGGCACGCCGAGGTCGAACTCGACCTGGACCGTGCCTCCGCCGTGGCGGTGATGCGCCGGATCAGCGTGGACGACGCGGCGCCACCGGACCTGCGCGGCGCCGCCGTCGGCTTCTGCTGGTCGGTGGACGGCGGCGTCCGCGATGCGGGCGGCGCGGCCAGAGCGGCGGCCCGGCCGCACACGCTCGGCGACTGGCTGGCCGGGCTGTTCGTCCTCGCGCGCGACGAGGTGCTGACCGACGGCGAGGCGGATCGAGGATCCGAGGTCGATTCCGCCGGAGCCGACGGTGCAGGCCGCTCCGATGTGCTGAGCGTCCTGGACGAGATCGTCGCCGCGATGACCGAGGACGACTTCCTCGTGGCACTGCCCGCACTGCGCGGTGCCTTCGAGTTCTTCCCGCCGAGGGAACGGGAGACGATCGCCGAGGGTCTGCTGGCCCGGCGGGGAATGCGCGGTTCGGCACGGGGGCTGCTGCGTACGACGGCGGACCCGCTGGTGATCGCGGAGGCCTCGGCCTTGGAGGCGCGCGTGTCCCGGCTGTGTGCCCGCGAGGGCCTCGTCTCGGCGGAGGGGCGACGATGA
- a CDS encoding VWA domain-containing protein, producing the protein MTEENPDLQRWRLILGAPAEKHTGPPVGDGAGRDEALNWLYGRDPELARRGVRRGGSPGSREGGDGPSVLTTVDWLDAVHRLFPRETVERLQRDAVERFEILDVVTDPEVLARIEPSQSLLRAVLRTKHLMNPDVLALARKLVEQVIRELMAKLATEVRQSFTGTRARRPSRFKQARNFDFRSTIRANLGNYQPEQRRVSIEEPRFYSRTRRAIDQWQLVLLVDQSGSMAGSVIHTAVTAACLWGLPGLRTHLVAFDTSVVDLTDDVTDPVELLMKVQLGGGTDIAKAVRYGAGLVDNPRRSIVAVITDFYEGGDAHQLIRTVRALVEQGTVVLGLAALDEDANPNYDRTTAGRLADVGAQVGAMTPSQLANFVAERIGR; encoded by the coding sequence ATGACCGAGGAGAACCCGGATCTCCAGCGCTGGCGGCTGATCCTGGGCGCCCCGGCCGAGAAGCACACCGGGCCGCCCGTCGGCGACGGTGCAGGCCGCGACGAAGCACTGAACTGGCTGTACGGCCGCGACCCCGAACTGGCCCGGCGCGGTGTCCGGCGCGGCGGCTCGCCAGGGAGCCGGGAGGGCGGCGACGGACCGTCCGTGCTGACGACAGTGGACTGGCTGGACGCGGTGCACCGACTCTTTCCCCGGGAGACCGTCGAACGACTACAGCGGGACGCCGTGGAACGCTTCGAAATCCTCGACGTCGTCACCGACCCCGAGGTGCTGGCACGGATCGAACCGAGTCAGAGCCTGCTTCGCGCGGTGCTGCGCACCAAGCACCTGATGAATCCCGACGTCCTGGCCCTGGCCAGGAAGCTCGTCGAGCAGGTGATCCGGGAGCTGATGGCGAAGCTGGCCACCGAGGTGCGGCAGTCCTTCACGGGGACCAGGGCTCGCAGGCCCAGCCGCTTCAAACAGGCTCGGAACTTCGACTTCCGGAGCACGATCCGCGCGAATCTGGGGAACTACCAGCCGGAACAGCGGAGGGTCTCCATCGAGGAGCCTCGGTTCTACTCTCGCACCCGCCGCGCGATCGATCAGTGGCAGTTGGTCCTGCTCGTCGATCAGTCCGGCTCGATGGCCGGATCGGTCATCCACACCGCCGTGACGGCAGCCTGTCTGTGGGGCCTGCCGGGGCTCAGGACGCACCTCGTCGCCTTCGACACCTCGGTGGTCGACCTGACCGACGACGTGACCGATCCCGTGGAGCTGCTGATGAAGGTGCAGCTCGGCGGCGGAACCGACATCGCCAAGGCGGTGCGCTACGGGGCGGGCCTGGTGGACAACCCGCGTCGCTCGATCGTCGCGGTCATCACCGACTTCTACGAGGGCGGGGACGCGCATCAGCTGATCCGCACGGTGCGCGCCCTGGTGGAGCAGGGCACCGTGGTGCTGGGCCTGGCCGCGCTCGACGAGGACGCGAACCCGAACTACGACCGGACGACGGCCGGCCGGCTGGCGGACGTCGGAGCCCAGGTCGGCGCGATGACACCCAGTCAGCTGGCGAACTTCGTCGCGGAGAGGATCGGCCGATGA